Proteins from a single region of Pithys albifrons albifrons isolate INPA30051 chromosome 12, PitAlb_v1, whole genome shotgun sequence:
- the CEBPA gene encoding CCAAT/enhancer-binding protein alpha has protein sequence MEQANFYEVDSRPPMSSGQHHQLQTPLPGSAYSYREAPSAAAPAAGSAELGDICENENSIDISAYIDPAAFNDEFLADLFQHSKQQEKAKAILAGDFDFHTMHGAGAAASAPGHQQQHHQQPLFGCVAGYMDGKLDPLYERIAAPGLRPLVIKQEPREEEEVKSAALSALYPHHAPQQHPSHLQYQIAHCAQTTMHLQPGHPTPPPTPVPSPHHPHHPHPPGGLPAPGALKMMPADHRSKSKKTVDKNSNEYRVRRERNNIAVRKSRDKAKQRNVETQQKVLELTTDNERLRKRVEQLTRELETLRGIFRQLPESSLVKAMGSCA, from the coding sequence ATGGAGCAAGCCAACTTCTACGAGGTCGATTCCCGGCCCCCGATGAGCAGCGGtcagcaccaccagctccaGACTCCCCTGCCCGGCAGCGCCTACAGCTACAGAGAGGCTCCCTCGGCGGCGGCACCTGCTGCGGGCAGCGCGGAGCTCGGCGACATCTGCGAGAACGAGAACTCCATCGACATCAGCGCGTACATCGACCCCGCCGCCTTCAACGACGAGTTCCTGGCCGACCTCTTCCAGCACagcaagcagcaggagaaagcGAAGGCCATCCTGGCCGGGGATTTCGACTTCCACACCATGCATGGGGCCGGCGCCGCCGCCTCGGCGCCggggcaccagcagcagcaccaccagcagccgCTGTTCGGCTGCGTGGCCGGCTACATGGACGGCAAGCTGGACCCCCTGTACGAGCGCATCGCCGCGCCCGGCTTGCGGCCGCTGGTGATCAAGCAGGAGCCccgagaggaggaggaggtgaagTCGGCGGCCCTGTCGGCCCTCTACCCCCACCACGCCCCGCAGCAGCACCCGTCCCACCTGCAGTACCAGATCGCCCACTGCGCCCAGACCACCATGCACCTCCAGCCCGGGCACCCCACGCCGCCCCCCACGCCCGTGCCCAGCCCGCACCACCCGCACCACCCGCACCCCCCCGGCGGCCTGCCCGCTCCCGGCGCCCTCAAGATGATGCCCGCGGACCACCGGAGCAAATCGAAAAAGACAGTGGACAAGAACAGCAATGAGTACCGGGTGCGCCGGGAGCGCAACAACATCGCGGTGCGCAAGAGCCGGGACAAGGCCAAGCAGCGCAACGTGGAGACGCAGCAGAAGGTGCTGGAGCTCACCACCGACAACGAGCGGCTGCGCAAGCGGGTGGAGCAGCTCACCCGGGAGCTGGAGACTCTGCGGGGCATCTTCAGGCAGCTGCCCGAGAGCTCGCTGGTGAAGGCCATGGGCAGCTGTGCCTAG